TTCAATCCACCCCGCTATCTGAAACTACTAGAAATTATCCCCACTCCTGACACTGCTCCAGAAGTGATGGCACGCACACGCTGGTTTGGCGAAACCCGTTTAGGCAAAGGCGTGGTGATTGCCAAAGACACCCCAAACTTTATTGCCAACCGCATCGGTATGTACGCCACGATGCAAGGCTTGCGAGCCTGGACAGAACAGGGATATACAATCGAAGAGATTGACACGCTGACGGGCACTTTGGTAGGGCGACCCAAATCAGCCACCTTCCGCACCGCTGACTTAGTGGGTTTAGATACGCTGATGTATGTGGCGAAAAACCTCTATCCTGCCATTTCCCACGACGAAAGCCGTGAGATGTTCCGGGTGCCAGAGGTGTTGCACAAACTCGTCACCAGTGGAGCGGTCGGTGCCAAAGCAGGACAGGGATTTTACAAAAAACAGAAGGGAGAAATTCTTTCGGTGAATCCTGAGGCGATGAGCTATGAGTCTGCCAAGCCAATGGATTTGGGCGAGGTGGAAAAATTAGGAAAGTTGCCTAGTTTGCGCGATCGCCTGCAAGCTCTATACAAAGATCCAGGTCGAGCAGGGCAGTTCTTCCGCACCACTACCTTAGACTTGCTGGGATATAGCGCCCGTCGTATTCCTGAGATTGCTGATAGCCCTGCCGATATCGATCAAGCGATGCGCTGGGGCTTTGGCTGGGATGTCGGCCCGTTTGAAATTTGGGAAATGCTAGGGTTCGACACCGTACTGGCAGATATGAAGGCAGCTAATATCTCGGTGCCTGATTGGGTAGAAACCATGCATAGGCAGGGCGAAGCATTCGGACAATCCTCTTTGCAACCAACTACTAAGCCTACTGCCGAATCCTTCGCCCCTACGGCGGACAAAATCAATTTAGGAGAGATTAAAACAGATCCCCAAAAGACTTTATGGCAAAACGCTGAAGCCGCTTTGTTAGATTTGGGCGATGGGGTGACCCTCTACGAATTCCGCTCTAAGGGCAATACTCTGAGCTTCAAGGTGGTAGAAGGGTTATCTGAAGTTTTGGATCTCCTGGAGAAACGGGACGACCTCAAAGGGATGGTGATTGGTAACGGTAGCGATCACTTCTCTGGTGGTGCCAATCTGGCTGAAATGGGCATGACTGCTCAATCGGGAAATCTGCAAGCGCTGGACGACTTAATTGTGCAGTTTCAGTCGATTCTGCAACGCATCCACTATGCACCCAAACCCGTTGTCATTGCCATGCAAGGACGCGCCTTGGGCGGCGGGTGTGAGCTAGTTATGGCCTGTCCTCATGTCGTTGCCGCTGCTGAAAGCTATATCGGCTTGGTCGAGCTAGGCGTGGGTCTGATTCCCGGTGCAGGCGGCATTATGCGGAGTGTGGCACGAGTGGCAGAACGAGCTGCCAGTGAAGCAGCAGGGGACATCCAACCGTTCCTCAGAGCTGCCTTTGAAACGATCGCAATGGCTAAGGTGTCTAGCAGTGCCTACGAGGCGCAGCAGATGGGATATCTCCCCTGCGATGCTCGCATCTTGATTAGTGGTGAGAATCGCTTAGAAGTTGCCAAAGCTGAAGTTCTCCATCTCGATCGTGCTGGGTATGCGCCCCCGCCAGAGCAGACCGCCATTATGGTCCTGGGTCGTCCCGCCAGAGCCATGCTCGAACATATTGCCTATGTCTTCCAACAAGGCGGTTTTGCCAGCGAATACGATCGCTACTTGGCAGGCAAGTTGGCTTATGTGATGACAGGTGGCGAGCTCTCCGCTCCCACTCTCGTACATGAAGATTACCTGTTGCGCTTAGAACGGGAAAACTTCTTACCGCTCCTCAGCCAACCCAAAACTCAAGAGCGGATCGCCCACATGTTGAAGACGAAGAAGCCACTAAGGAATTAAGGATGAAGGAGGAGGGATGAAGGATGAAAAAGGGGGGATGTACGCCTTTGGCGTTTCCGCAGGGTGGGATAAATCAGGAACTTCTGGCTTCTGACTTCTGACTCTTCTCTCCTCACCCCTCTCTCCTCACCTCAAAAGATTTAGGAGAAACGATCATGCAAGATGCATATATTGTGAGCAGCGTTCGGACGGCAGTGGGTAAAGCGCCTCGCGGCACCCTCCGTAACATGCGTCCTGACGATATGGGCGCGATCGCAGTCAAGGGCGCGATCGCCAGGGTTGAAGGATTAGAACCAGGGCAGATTGACGATGTGATCATGGGTTGCTCCTTCCCGGAAGCGGAGCAGGGATTCAATCTGGGGCGGGTAATTGCCCAGCGAGCAGGATTGCCTGACACAGTCGCAGGTTGTACCGTAAACCGCTTCTGCGCCTCAGGATTACAGACGATCGCGATGGCGACCCAAGCGGTAATGACTGGACAAGCCGACGTGATGGTGGCGGGTGGTGCTGAAACCATGAGCTTAATCCCGATGGGTGGTCATGCCATGCTGCCCAACCCAGACTTAATGACTTCTACGCCGCAAGTCTACTGCACAATGGGATTGACGGCGGAGAACGTGGTGCAGCAATATCACGTTTCTCGCGAAGATCAAGATGCCTTTGCTCTGCGATCGCACCAGCGAGCTTTGGCGGCGATCCAAACAGGCAAATTTGAGGAAGAAACCATCCCGCTCCCTATCCATGAGACGTTGTATGTCGATGGTGAACTCAAAACCGTAGACATGATGTTCCAAGTGGATGAAGGCCCACGCGCGGATACCAGCATGGAAGCTTTAGCCAAACTGCCCTCTGTGTTCCGCATGGGAGGCAGTGTCACGGCGGGAAACTCCTCCCAGATGTCCGATGGGGCTGCTGCCACAATCATCATGAGCCAACGCAAAATAGATGAGTTGGGCGTGAAACCAATGGGACGGTTGTTAGGTTTTACCGTGGCGGGTGTGCCTCCGGAAGTGATGGGAATTGGTCCAGTCGAAGCGATTCCTAAGGTGCTTAAGCAAGTCGGCTTAACCATAGATGACATTGGCTTGATTGAACTTAACGAAGCCTTTGCTGCCCAATCTCTAGCAGTAATTCGCAAACTGGGTCTCAACGAGGAGATCGTCAACGTCAATGGTGGCGCGATCGCTCTAGGGCATCCACTCGGTATGACTGGAGCCAAACTCACTGCCACGATTCTCCATGAGATGAAGCGTCGGGGTGTGCGCTATGGCCTGGTGACGATGTGCGTGGGTGGTGGCATGGGCGCTGCGGGCGTGATTGAAAACCTGATGCTTTAGTAATGCAGACCCCTCCCTGCCCCTCCCCCACGGGGAGAGGGGTCATCAGAGGTCATTTATCCGCATCTATTTGGATGAACAACCATGATATCTATTCCCTTCGCGATCGCCCTCTCTCTTTTCCTTGTTTTCTTTCTGATTCTTGGCTACACAGGAGTGCCGCTCTGGGCTTGGTCGCTTTATACAGCGGGTGTTTTAGCTGCTGTTCAAGCTCCTACGTGGCTGTGGGTAGGGTTTGGGATTGTAGCCCTAGTGCTGAATCTTCCTTTGCTAAGGCGATCGCTTCTGACAGCTCCCTTGATGCAGGCAATCCAATCGCTAAAGTTGTTACCTAGTATCTCTGACACAGAGAGAGCGGCGATCGAGGCAGGAACAGTTTGGGTGGATGGAGAGTTTTTCTCCGGCGCACCTGACTTAAAACGAATGAACAGTGAGCCTTATCCAGAACTGTCAGCCGAAGCTCAAGCATTTCTGGATGGGCCTGTAGAGCAGGTTTGCCGTATGGCGACGGACTGGGAAATCAATCGCCGCAAAGACTTACCGCCAGAAGTGTGGAGTTACCTAAAACAAGAGCGCTTCTTCGGCATGATGATTCCGCAGGAGTATGGTGGGTTGGGTTTCACCAATCTGACCTATAGTGCGGTGATGGTGAAGTTGGCATCGCGATCGTTTATCCATACCGCTACGGTTGGGGTGACGAATTCCCTCGGCCCCGCCAAACTCCTGCTAAACTATGGCACTCAGGAGCAAAAAGACTATTATCTCCCCCGATTAGCACGCGAAGAGGAGATGCCTTGTTTTGCCCTCACTGAACCTACTGCTGGTTCTGATGCTGCCAGCATCACCTCCGAGGGGATTGTGTTTCGGGGTGAGGATGAGAAACTGTATCTGTTGTTGAACTTCCGCAAGCGCTATATTACCTTAGGCGCGATCGCCACCCTAATCGGTTTAGCCTTCAAACTCCACGACCCCGAAAATCTTTTAGGCAAAGGAGAGAATGTCGGCATTACTTGCGCTTTGATTCCGGCGGATACGCCTGGTTTAGTCTTAGGCAAACGCCACGATCCAATGGGAGTGCCATTCTACAACTCTCCGGTTGAAGGCCATAATGTCGTAGTGTCTATCGACCAGATTATTGGTGGTAGTGCGCAGGCAGGCCAAGGTTGGAAGATGTTGATGCAAAGCTTGGCGGCAGGCCGAGGCATTAGTTTCCCGGCATCTTGTACCGGAATTGCCAAATTGGTCACGCGAGTTACCAGTGCCCACGCGGTAGTTAGACGACAGTTTGGCTTATCCATCGGTCGCTTTGAAGGCGTAGAGGAACCTCTGGCCCGGATTGCTGGGTTGACCTACCTCATGGAAGCTGCTCGCATCTACACCTGTGCCGCTGTAGACAATGGAGAAAAGCCAGCCGTTGTTTCCGCGATCGCCAAATATCAATTCACTGAGCTATCCCGGAAGCTAGTCAACGATGGTATGGATGTCCTGGGAGGTTCAGGGATTTGCAAAGGCCCGCGCAACTTGTTAGCTAACGTCTACACCGCCATGCCGATTCCAATTACGGTGGAAGGCGCGAATATCCTCACTCGTACCTTGATGATTTTTGGTCAGGGAGCGATTCGTTGTCATCCTTATGTTTATCAAGAAGTTATAGCTCTGAATGCAGGAGACGCGATCGCCTTTGATCATGCCCTTTGGCATCACATCGGCTTGATGGTCCGCAACACCATCCGGTCAATGTTGCTGAGCCTTTCCCGTGGAGCCTTAGCTCAATCTCCCGTCTCTGGCCCAACGGCACAGTATTACCGCAAACTTGCTTGGGCATCGGCCACCTTTGCCACGCTTACAGACATCGCCTTGATTGCTTTTGGTGGTTCCTTAAAGCGGCGAGAGAAGTTGACGGGGCGTTTTGCCGATGTTCTCTCCTGGATGTATCTAAGCATGGCAACGCTACGACGCTATGAGGCAGAAGGACATAAAGCAGAAGATTTGCCTTTGGTACATTGGTCCATGCAGTATGCCTTTGCTCAAATTCAACTGGCATTTGAAGGGCTATTTGCCAACCTCTCGATTCCAGTTTTGGGTCCAGTTTTCCGAGGGCCAATCCTTTGGTGGTCTCGGCTCAACCCTATCGGCATACTACCAACCGATGAACTGGGTGGTAAACTGGCTCAAAGTGTAGAAACACCGGGAGAAGTGCGCGATCGCCTTACTACCAATATCTACATTCCTTCTCATCCCGATGAAGCGTTAGGACGATTGGAGCAAGCCTTCCAGCTCTCAATTCAAGCCGAAAGTATCCTGAAAAAAATCAAAACTGCTATTCGTGAGAGTAAATTATCACCCGCCAAACCAGAACAACTGATTGATGCTGCTTTGGCAGCCGAAGTGATTACAGCGACAGAAGCCGCCCTAATCCGGGAAGCTGAATCTGCGCGTAATGAAGCGATTCAAGTCGATGCCTTCTCGCTAGAAGAGTACCAACAAGGTGCCCAAATTACCTCTTGGCCCACTCAAGAACTGATGCAACATGCATGATCTGTATCTCCTGTAAACTTGTAGATCTGGCTCCCCTTCCCTAGTAGGGAAGGGGCTAGGGGTTAGGTCTTAATTTGTATTTCACTAGGGCACTTGTGCGTATACCAAAGACCCTACAAGGGAGGTTCATTCGCCTATGTCTTCTGTCATCAATGCCACGCATGACCCAAACTTGCGGAGTTGGGTGGAATCCGCTAACCAACCTGATACAGACTTTCCAATTCAAAACTTGCCGTTGGGTGTCTTTCGTAGACGCAACAGTACCGAATATCCTCGGCTGGGTGTAGCGATCGGTGATCAGATTTTAGATCTCTTACAGTGTCATGAGCGGGGATTACTAGAAGGACTACCTGGAGATCTGCAAGCAGCTTGTGTAGACTCTAATCTCAATGCTCTCATGGCTCTAGGTAATTCAGCAGCATCGGCGTTGCGGCAGCGCTTGAGTGATCTACTACGATCGCCTCAGCAGGATGTTTCCGTCAATCCCGATCTCCTCTTGCCCCTTCTCTTACCCATCTCGGCAGCGGAGATGCTGCTACCTGCCGCGATCGCGGACTATACAGACTTTTACGCTTCTATTTTTCATGCCACTAATGTCGGCAAGTTGTTCCGTCCCGACAATCCCTTGCTGCCTAATTACAAATATGTGCCGATCGCCTATCATGGGCGAGCTTCCTCAATTGTAGTCAGTGGTACGCCGATCAAGCGCCCCAGTGGTCAACGCAAACCGCCAACTACAACAGTACCGAGCTTTGGCCTTACTCAAATGTTGGACTATGAGTTGGAAGTTGGTGCTTTGATTGGGGTTGGTAATGAGCTGGGAGAGGAGATCGCGATCGATAACGCAGAAGATTATTTGTTTGGGCTGTGCTTAGTCAATGATTGGTCTGCCAGGGATATTCAAGCTTGGGAATACCAGCCTTTAGGCCCGTTCCTCGCCAAAAACTTTGCCACTAGTATTTCTCCTTGGGTGGTGACTTTAGAAGCTCTAGCTCCCTTTCGGAGTTCTGCCTTTCAGCGAGCCGAAGGAGATCCGGAGCCTCTACCTTATTTATCTTCTGAGCGCGATCGCCAACAGGGAGGCATCGCCATTACTGTAGAAGTATCCCTATGTTCTGCCCAAATGCGAGAAGCAAGCATCGAACCTGTGCGGCTGAGTCAGGGTTCGTTTCAGCAAATGTATTGGACATTAGCTCAGATGCTCACCCACCACGCCAGCAACGGCTGCAATCTCCGTCCTGCTGATTTGATCGCGAGTGGCACTATCTCTGGGGCAGAAC
This region of Trichocoleus desertorum NBK24 genomic DNA includes:
- the fahA gene encoding fumarylacetoacetase: MSSVINATHDPNLRSWVESANQPDTDFPIQNLPLGVFRRRNSTEYPRLGVAIGDQILDLLQCHERGLLEGLPGDLQAACVDSNLNALMALGNSAASALRQRLSDLLRSPQQDVSVNPDLLLPLLLPISAAEMLLPAAIADYTDFYASIFHATNVGKLFRPDNPLLPNYKYVPIAYHGRASSIVVSGTPIKRPSGQRKPPTTTVPSFGLTQMLDYELEVGALIGVGNELGEEIAIDNAEDYLFGLCLVNDWSARDIQAWEYQPLGPFLAKNFATSISPWVVTLEALAPFRSSAFQRAEGDPEPLPYLSSERDRQQGGIAITVEVSLCSAQMREASIEPVRLSQGSFQQMYWTLAQMLTHHASNGCNLRPADLIASGTISGAEPGSQGCLLEITQRGAHPIKLPTGEQRSFLVDGDEVILRGYCEKPGYARIGLGTCQGIVTG
- a CDS encoding 3-hydroxyacyl-CoA dehydrogenase/enoyl-CoA hydratase family protein, which encodes MFKPFRTAAVLGAGVMGSQIAAHLANIGLTVHLLDLPAKTGNKNDLVEGAFKKARKLSPPIFFIDKVAHRVILGNFEEHFDRLAKVDWVIEAVVENLDIKQQLMQRLEGVLRPDAVISTNTSGLPIHAIAEGRSDAFRQRFLGTHFFNPPRYLKLLEIIPTPDTAPEVMARTRWFGETRLGKGVVIAKDTPNFIANRIGMYATMQGLRAWTEQGYTIEEIDTLTGTLVGRPKSATFRTADLVGLDTLMYVAKNLYPAISHDESREMFRVPEVLHKLVTSGAVGAKAGQGFYKKQKGEILSVNPEAMSYESAKPMDLGEVEKLGKLPSLRDRLQALYKDPGRAGQFFRTTTLDLLGYSARRIPEIADSPADIDQAMRWGFGWDVGPFEIWEMLGFDTVLADMKAANISVPDWVETMHRQGEAFGQSSLQPTTKPTAESFAPTADKINLGEIKTDPQKTLWQNAEAALLDLGDGVTLYEFRSKGNTLSFKVVEGLSEVLDLLEKRDDLKGMVIGNGSDHFSGGANLAEMGMTAQSGNLQALDDLIVQFQSILQRIHYAPKPVVIAMQGRALGGGCELVMACPHVVAAAESYIGLVELGVGLIPGAGGIMRSVARVAERAASEAAGDIQPFLRAAFETIAMAKVSSSAYEAQQMGYLPCDARILISGENRLEVAKAEVLHLDRAGYAPPPEQTAIMVLGRPARAMLEHIAYVFQQGGFASEYDRYLAGKLAYVMTGGELSAPTLVHEDYLLRLERENFLPLLSQPKTQERIAHMLKTKKPLRN
- a CDS encoding acetyl-CoA C-acyltransferase, which codes for MQDAYIVSSVRTAVGKAPRGTLRNMRPDDMGAIAVKGAIARVEGLEPGQIDDVIMGCSFPEAEQGFNLGRVIAQRAGLPDTVAGCTVNRFCASGLQTIAMATQAVMTGQADVMVAGGAETMSLIPMGGHAMLPNPDLMTSTPQVYCTMGLTAENVVQQYHVSREDQDAFALRSHQRALAAIQTGKFEEETIPLPIHETLYVDGELKTVDMMFQVDEGPRADTSMEALAKLPSVFRMGGSVTAGNSSQMSDGAAATIIMSQRKIDELGVKPMGRLLGFTVAGVPPEVMGIGPVEAIPKVLKQVGLTIDDIGLIELNEAFAAQSLAVIRKLGLNEEIVNVNGGAIALGHPLGMTGAKLTATILHEMKRRGVRYGLVTMCVGGGMGAAGVIENLML
- a CDS encoding acyl-CoA dehydrogenase gives rise to the protein MISIPFAIALSLFLVFFLILGYTGVPLWAWSLYTAGVLAAVQAPTWLWVGFGIVALVLNLPLLRRSLLTAPLMQAIQSLKLLPSISDTERAAIEAGTVWVDGEFFSGAPDLKRMNSEPYPELSAEAQAFLDGPVEQVCRMATDWEINRRKDLPPEVWSYLKQERFFGMMIPQEYGGLGFTNLTYSAVMVKLASRSFIHTATVGVTNSLGPAKLLLNYGTQEQKDYYLPRLAREEEMPCFALTEPTAGSDAASITSEGIVFRGEDEKLYLLLNFRKRYITLGAIATLIGLAFKLHDPENLLGKGENVGITCALIPADTPGLVLGKRHDPMGVPFYNSPVEGHNVVVSIDQIIGGSAQAGQGWKMLMQSLAAGRGISFPASCTGIAKLVTRVTSAHAVVRRQFGLSIGRFEGVEEPLARIAGLTYLMEAARIYTCAAVDNGEKPAVVSAIAKYQFTELSRKLVNDGMDVLGGSGICKGPRNLLANVYTAMPIPITVEGANILTRTLMIFGQGAIRCHPYVYQEVIALNAGDAIAFDHALWHHIGLMVRNTIRSMLLSLSRGALAQSPVSGPTAQYYRKLAWASATFATLTDIALIAFGGSLKRREKLTGRFADVLSWMYLSMATLRRYEAEGHKAEDLPLVHWSMQYAFAQIQLAFEGLFANLSIPVLGPVFRGPILWWSRLNPIGILPTDELGGKLAQSVETPGEVRDRLTTNIYIPSHPDEALGRLEQAFQLSIQAESILKKIKTAIRESKLSPAKPEQLIDAALAAEVITATEAALIREAESARNEAIQVDAFSLEEYQQGAQITSWPTQELMQHA